A single genomic interval of Terriglobus albidus harbors:
- a CDS encoding cellulose synthase subunit BcsC-related outer membrane protein, with protein MRMLTATLALYAGMMGTPAMFWAQGNASTTAALLDKAHSLEVKGRMDMAAQTWQQVLLADPNNPEALGGLARAAKLAGNQQQAKQYLDRLRAVSPNDPNIERAENMMTQQNQLQQLQQAGKLAQGGQYAQAMNIYRQVFGGTPPPGDWALAYYETESATEDGRPHAVAGLRSLIDKYPQDSRYQIALGRILTYNPATRAEGRRYLERHPSDPGAMEALRQSLTWDAQNPAALSDIRSYLAKHKDPALEMAMKSTQARVAASVRTGARTAAQGPAMTPEEQAEIVANRQVSQEEQAAYAALNGKRLTEAEERFKALLGKNPDNPRALAGMGYIRMQQSNFGGAISFLEQAKQDGARDAGLENALSTSRFWYTMGEGTSALNENDLTTAEKHFRAALDMKTGSPEALEGLAGTLMKAQQPEAAAPYYEQYIRLRASGITGWRGLFTAQYQSGNAALALATERKMPAGVRAQLMRDPDFLRTLASAYSAVGRDADAQRVLKGALELPFPADGRGIKIETQLQYAGLLLAGNHMDQAAGLYRQVLSEDAANVAAWQGLVRVEHAMKNDALAEQTLESMPPSAYDQALRDPGFVSTVAAVYDAQNKLDVAQDMLEKAVSQASMAGQKPSIAMQSELAGIYMKRGNAQQAYAIYRQVLTENPDRLDSWKGLLTALHASGHDQEALAQVQQIPQQTRKQLELDPEYLQTVGGIYGGLGQPQQAMVFLQRVQQHYAKQNMAPPADIDIQDAWLLYNSQNDSGLYRQLMMIGSRNDLNEEQRRTVQTIWANWAVRRANQAVAANNIRRALAILNAAAKAFPDNPAVIRALATGYARAGQPKQAVAIFRSQDMTTASATDYKAAVGAALAANDTKNAELWLRYGLDQYPKDAQMLILAAKFEQARGDSGRAADYYKASLSAMPPGDPGAELAAEMSLAAQNGGRLPNATQALDLAQLMAPGSDSAVAAGQFAAPAPPPYLPSYSNQYGTAPVQLQGNGAASPNSSLVPSYMTNPAYQQQRTPARPGTTTRLKDYIPQAEANPALAPLGQQQPDVTAQSALPAFPQTDTNGNAVNANDYMAYQREQIRRLTERAVNGAGPLSAYGPPAQQQARSDMYGPYVPYNPQNAVNQNAAYMAQESPVNLGSDLQPIQPTVQQPTDVVPTAKYVPNSKRTGRVPSSSSHPDIAAAEATATRRRQSDPRPLVGASHPPQDPIDVAPLTQTQYNGQPYNAAQTQIPQPQGGMGSTVQAPQTQSNYQYRGDLAQNTGAAAATETYGQQYPQPARRPATTGRRTVRSRSVEGASTGPQQAPLFYPGVPVALSGQPYPDLGPSYPLGNPPTDPMLVAKNVPPLRGGWDRAAALTPGPPLSERQQTELDLASLEASYSSWIGATALARYRSGISGMNRLFDLESPFEATLVANKTLRLSIIPRAVFLNAGTLDLASYQNASGTVPILGTLPLNAINQPSQQLTAGLGGEAQLVTTNMALSVGFTPYEFLVTNVIGHGRWRPFGGHFLLFADRDNVKDTQLSYSGMRDPGSATPVFPGNIWGGVVSTGGGMRLDFGNERSGFYVSAAGATLTGYHVLDNRKFEGTVGSYWRVKQFPGYGSLNLGASFFGMHYDNNQRGMTYGMGGYFSPNAYFLGAVPVTFNGFYGTNWHYTVAGAVGVQSFQEAYAKYYPLDTSQQTGAYSGCTLPSIAAHTCGEYPVNTSTGLNYSLNSEMSYRIADHWYVGGILNGNNTNNYNTITAGFFFRYLFKPQVPTEDYPTGLFPYDGFRPLRVP; from the coding sequence ATGCGAATGCTCACGGCCACCCTGGCGCTATACGCCGGCATGATGGGCACGCCTGCCATGTTCTGGGCGCAGGGAAATGCGTCTACGACAGCGGCTCTGCTGGATAAGGCGCACTCTCTTGAAGTAAAAGGGCGTATGGATATGGCAGCCCAGACTTGGCAACAGGTTCTGCTGGCTGACCCGAACAATCCTGAGGCGCTGGGCGGTTTGGCCCGCGCCGCCAAGCTGGCGGGAAATCAACAGCAGGCAAAGCAATATCTGGATCGTCTGCGGGCGGTCAGTCCAAACGACCCGAATATTGAGCGGGCCGAGAACATGATGACCCAGCAGAACCAACTGCAGCAGTTGCAGCAGGCTGGCAAGCTGGCGCAGGGCGGGCAATACGCGCAGGCGATGAATATCTATCGCCAGGTCTTCGGCGGAACGCCGCCTCCGGGCGATTGGGCGCTGGCCTACTACGAGACAGAATCGGCCACGGAAGATGGCCGTCCTCATGCCGTCGCCGGCCTGCGTTCGCTCATCGATAAATATCCGCAGGACTCGCGTTACCAGATTGCTCTGGGACGCATTCTGACCTACAACCCAGCCACCCGCGCCGAAGGCCGGCGTTATCTTGAGCGCCATCCCAGTGATCCGGGAGCCATGGAAGCACTGCGTCAGTCGCTGACCTGGGATGCACAGAATCCGGCGGCTCTTTCTGACATTCGCTCCTATCTCGCAAAGCACAAGGATCCCGCTCTGGAGATGGCGATGAAGAGCACGCAGGCTCGCGTCGCTGCATCGGTCCGCACGGGAGCGCGCACTGCGGCGCAGGGGCCGGCGATGACTCCTGAAGAGCAGGCGGAGATCGTTGCAAACCGTCAGGTAAGCCAGGAAGAGCAGGCAGCCTATGCGGCACTGAATGGAAAGCGGCTGACGGAAGCAGAAGAGCGCTTCAAGGCGCTCTTGGGCAAGAATCCGGATAACCCTCGCGCGCTGGCCGGCATGGGCTATATCCGCATGCAGCAGTCGAATTTCGGTGGAGCCATCAGCTTCCTGGAGCAGGCCAAGCAGGACGGCGCGCGCGATGCTGGTCTGGAAAATGCTCTCTCGACCTCGCGGTTCTGGTACACGATGGGCGAAGGTACCTCAGCCCTGAATGAGAATGATCTGACGACGGCAGAGAAGCATTTCCGTGCGGCGCTGGACATGAAGACCGGCAGCCCGGAAGCTCTTGAAGGTCTGGCTGGAACTTTGATGAAGGCACAACAGCCTGAAGCTGCGGCTCCATACTACGAGCAGTACATCAGGCTGAGAGCCAGCGGAATTACCGGCTGGAGAGGTTTGTTCACCGCGCAGTATCAGTCAGGGAACGCAGCTCTTGCATTGGCAACGGAACGGAAGATGCCGGCGGGGGTGCGAGCTCAGCTCATGAGGGACCCGGACTTCCTGCGAACCTTGGCCTCGGCCTACTCGGCCGTAGGTCGAGACGCAGATGCGCAGCGAGTGTTGAAGGGAGCCCTTGAGCTCCCTTTTCCCGCTGATGGGCGCGGTATCAAGATCGAGACGCAGTTGCAGTACGCAGGCCTTCTGTTGGCCGGCAATCACATGGATCAGGCCGCCGGGCTCTATCGCCAGGTCCTGAGTGAAGATGCTGCGAATGTTGCTGCCTGGCAGGGGCTGGTGCGTGTTGAGCACGCTATGAAGAATGACGCGCTTGCCGAGCAGACGCTGGAGAGCATGCCGCCCTCCGCGTATGACCAGGCGCTCCGCGATCCTGGCTTTGTCAGCACGGTAGCAGCGGTCTACGACGCACAGAACAAGCTCGATGTCGCGCAGGACATGCTGGAGAAGGCTGTCTCGCAGGCAAGCATGGCAGGGCAGAAGCCGTCGATCGCCATGCAGAGCGAACTGGCGGGCATCTACATGAAGCGCGGCAACGCCCAGCAGGCCTATGCCATCTATCGCCAGGTCCTGACAGAGAACCCTGACCGGCTCGATAGCTGGAAGGGTTTGTTGACGGCTCTGCATGCAAGCGGCCATGACCAGGAGGCGCTGGCACAGGTTCAGCAGATTCCGCAGCAGACACGCAAGCAGCTCGAACTGGATCCGGAGTATCTGCAGACCGTAGGTGGTATCTACGGAGGCCTGGGACAGCCGCAGCAGGCGATGGTCTTTCTGCAGCGCGTGCAGCAGCACTATGCCAAGCAGAACATGGCGCCTCCCGCGGATATCGATATCCAGGACGCCTGGCTGCTCTATAACTCCCAGAATGATTCCGGTCTTTATCGCCAGTTAATGATGATTGGCAGCCGCAACGACCTGAACGAAGAGCAGCGCCGTACGGTGCAGACCATCTGGGCGAACTGGGCAGTGCGCCGCGCCAATCAGGCAGTGGCGGCCAATAATATCCGTCGTGCGTTGGCGATTCTGAACGCCGCGGCAAAGGCTTTTCCCGATAATCCAGCAGTGATTCGCGCCCTGGCGACCGGCTATGCGCGTGCAGGTCAACCGAAGCAGGCCGTCGCGATCTTCCGTTCGCAGGACATGACGACAGCTTCGGCGACGGACTACAAGGCCGCCGTCGGAGCCGCTCTGGCGGCGAACGATACCAAGAATGCCGAACTGTGGCTGCGTTATGGCCTCGATCAGTATCCGAAAGATGCGCAGATGCTGATCCTGGCGGCGAAGTTTGAGCAGGCTCGCGGCGACAGCGGACGTGCGGCGGATTACTACAAGGCAAGTCTCAGTGCGATGCCTCCGGGAGATCCAGGTGCGGAGCTCGCTGCCGAGATGAGTCTTGCGGCCCAGAATGGTGGCCGTCTGCCGAATGCAACTCAGGCTCTGGACCTGGCGCAGTTGATGGCCCCGGGATCGGACTCAGCCGTTGCGGCCGGACAGTTTGCAGCTCCAGCGCCTCCACCGTATCTTCCCAGCTACTCGAACCAGTACGGAACCGCGCCAGTACAGCTACAGGGAAACGGCGCCGCCTCCCCGAATAGCAGTCTTGTTCCGTCATATATGACGAACCCGGCCTATCAGCAGCAGCGCACACCGGCTCGTCCTGGAACGACCACGCGGCTGAAGGACTATATCCCGCAGGCTGAGGCAAATCCGGCGCTTGCTCCTCTGGGGCAGCAGCAACCCGATGTCACCGCGCAGAGTGCTCTTCCGGCCTTTCCGCAGACGGATACCAACGGCAATGCCGTCAATGCCAATGACTATATGGCGTATCAGCGGGAGCAGATCCGGCGGCTGACAGAGCGTGCAGTCAATGGTGCAGGCCCTCTCTCTGCCTATGGTCCTCCGGCGCAGCAGCAGGCGCGCTCTGATATGTACGGTCCATACGTTCCGTACAACCCGCAAAATGCTGTGAACCAGAATGCCGCCTATATGGCGCAGGAGTCCCCGGTAAATCTTGGTTCGGACCTCCAGCCCATCCAGCCGACGGTGCAGCAGCCTACAGACGTTGTCCCGACGGCGAAGTATGTGCCGAACTCCAAGCGCACGGGACGGGTGCCGTCGTCATCCTCGCATCCGGATATCGCGGCCGCCGAGGCAACTGCCACGCGCCGCAGACAGTCCGACCCCAGACCGTTGGTTGGCGCCAGCCATCCTCCGCAGGATCCGATCGATGTTGCTCCCCTGACGCAGACTCAGTACAACGGTCAGCCGTACAACGCCGCGCAGACCCAGATTCCGCAGCCGCAGGGCGGGATGGGCTCGACCGTTCAGGCTCCCCAGACGCAGTCGAACTATCAGTACCGTGGCGACCTGGCGCAGAATACCGGCGCGGCTGCCGCGACAGAGACCTACGGACAGCAGTATCCGCAGCCGGCACGTCGCCCCGCTACGACCGGTCGCCGGACGGTGCGTAGCCGCTCGGTCGAAGGAGCCTCCACCGGACCGCAGCAGGCTCCGCTGTTCTATCCCGGCGTTCCTGTGGCGCTGAGCGGTCAACCGTATCCCGATCTGGGACCGAGCTATCCGTTGGGGAATCCTCCGACCGATCCCATGCTGGTGGCAAAGAACGTTCCGCCATTGCGTGGCGGTTGGGATCGCGCCGCAGCTCTGACTCCGGGACCTCCGCTAAGCGAGCGGCAGCAGACGGAACTGGACCTGGCCTCGCTGGAGGCAAGCTATTCCTCATGGATCGGCGCGACGGCTCTTGCTCGTTATCGCAGCGGCATCTCCGGCATGAACCGGCTGTTCGATCTGGAATCGCCCTTTGAGGCGACGCTGGTTGCGAATAAGACACTGCGGCTCAGCATCATTCCCCGGGCTGTCTTCCTGAATGCTGGCACACTCGATCTTGCGTCGTACCAGAACGCCAGCGGTACGGTACCGATTCTGGGCACACTTCCTTTGAATGCCATCAATCAGCCCTCGCAGCAGCTGACGGCTGGCCTCGGTGGCGAGGCGCAACTGGTAACCACGAACATGGCGTTGTCGGTTGGCTTTACCCCCTACGAGTTTCTCGTAACCAATGTCATTGGCCACGGGCGCTGGCGCCCCTTCGGTGGCCACTTCCTGCTGTTCGCTGACCGTGACAATGTGAAGGACACGCAGCTGTCCTATTCCGGTATGCGCGATCCGGGCTCCGCCACACCGGTCTTTCCGGGCAACATCTGGGGCGGCGTCGTCTCCACCGGCGGCGGTATGCGTCTCGATTTTGGCAATGAGCGCTCGGGCTTCTACGTTAGTGCGGCAGGCGCCACTCTGACCGGATATCACGTTCTGGATAACAGAAAATTCGAAGGCACGGTCGGGTCCTACTGGCGCGTTAAGCAGTTCCCGGGCTATGGCAGCCTGAATCTCGGCGCCAGCTTCTTTGGCATGCACTATGACAACAACCAGCGCGGCATGACGTACGGCATGGGCGGATACTTCAGCCCTAACGCTTACTTCCTGGGCGCTGTGCCGGTCACCTTCAACGGCTTCTACGGCACGAACTGGCACTATACGGTTGCCGGCGCCGTCGGCGTACAGAGCTTCCAGGAAGCCTACGCCAAGTACTATCCGCTGGATACGTCGCAGCAGACCGGGGCGTACTCGGGTTGCACATTGCCCTCTATCGCGGCGCATACCTGCGGAGAGTATCCGGTCAACACCAGCACCGGGTTGAATTACTCGCTTAACTCAGAGATGAGCTACCGCATCGCCGACCACTGGTACGTTGGCGGCATCCTGAACGGTAACAATACGAATAACTACAACACCATTACGGCCGGATTCTTCTTCCGCTACCTGTTCAAGCCGCAGGTGCCGACGGAGGATTACCCGACGGGCCTGTTCCCGTACGACGGTTTCCGTCCGTTGCGTGTACCCTAG
- the bcsZ gene encoding cellulose synthase complex periplasmic endoglucanase BcsZ — translation MRSRTNRARVSTCVALLMTLVAWLGQGCRAEQSWDLWEKYAAKFVDPQGRVIDRTAQDRTTSEGQAYAMFFALVAGDRGRFDKLLKWTEENLAGGDMTLRLPAWNWGKSPEGQWKVLDDHAASDADLWMTYTLLEAGRIWRDDRYAKLGTVMASRIAQSEVILAPGLGTTILPGPQGFHPEPTAYILNPSYLPPFILVRLAKENPQGPWSTVLDSMPQLLAQGSGGGFAMDWVLAGPGGVRPSLTPAQLATGKNEGVPVGAYEAIRIYLWLGISDPGTPGLREMAAPLGGMTNYMRTNLLPPLQVDSAGKVLNADAPVGFSAALAPYLQMMGLKQQFKTQMDRLAALKDPSTGLYGRNGDYYDQNLVMFATGWQDQRFRIDKEGRLKLKWK, via the coding sequence ATGCGGAGCAGAACAAACCGTGCACGCGTGAGCACATGCGTTGCGTTGTTGATGACACTTGTGGCCTGGCTCGGCCAGGGGTGCCGGGCGGAACAATCCTGGGACCTGTGGGAGAAGTATGCCGCGAAGTTCGTTGACCCGCAGGGTCGCGTCATCGATCGCACGGCGCAGGATCGCACGACCAGCGAAGGACAGGCCTATGCCATGTTCTTCGCACTGGTCGCCGGGGACCGCGGCCGCTTTGACAAGCTGCTGAAGTGGACAGAGGAGAATCTTGCGGGCGGTGACATGACGCTGCGTTTGCCCGCCTGGAACTGGGGCAAGTCTCCTGAAGGCCAATGGAAGGTGCTGGATGATCACGCAGCTTCAGACGCCGATCTCTGGATGACCTACACGCTTCTGGAAGCTGGACGCATCTGGCGCGACGATCGTTACGCGAAGCTGGGGACGGTGATGGCCAGCCGCATCGCGCAGAGCGAAGTTATTCTCGCGCCGGGGCTGGGGACGACAATTCTTCCGGGGCCACAGGGATTCCATCCCGAACCCACGGCCTACATCTTGAATCCCAGCTATCTGCCTCCCTTCATCCTTGTGCGGCTGGCGAAGGAGAACCCGCAGGGACCGTGGTCGACGGTTCTGGACTCCATGCCTCAGTTGCTGGCGCAGGGAAGTGGTGGCGGTTTTGCCATGGACTGGGTCCTGGCTGGTCCAGGCGGTGTGCGTCCTTCTCTGACTCCGGCGCAGTTGGCTACCGGGAAGAATGAAGGTGTCCCGGTGGGCGCCTACGAGGCTATTCGCATCTATCTGTGGCTGGGGATCAGCGACCCGGGAACTCCTGGACTTCGAGAGATGGCGGCGCCGCTCGGCGGCATGACGAACTACATGCGGACCAACCTGCTGCCGCCGCTGCAGGTGGACTCCGCCGGCAAGGTGTTGAATGCCGATGCTCCCGTTGGTTTTTCCGCGGCTCTTGCCCCCTATCTGCAGATGATGGGCTTGAAACAGCAGTTCAAAACACAGATGGATCGTCTGGCGGCCCTTAAAGATCCATCGACGGGACTCTATGGCAGGAATGGCGACTATTACGACCAGAACCTGGTAATGTTTGCCACCGGTTGGCAGGACCAGCGGTTTCGCATTGACAAAGAAGGACGATTGAAGCTGAAGTGGAAGTAA
- the bcsA gene encoding UDP-forming cellulose synthase catalytic subunit has product MGTRGYRAGNSRIPRSKVDGTMTHTTAWREFETGDSLVMKLVRVLVILGGFFVLGTTGMLRLSWPQQAVLGLLTVLIGVWMDRSSRSYLVTLTLMLASMFSTFRYGYWRIATVVEFFQDPGTKWGPLDAFFILTLCFAETYAFLILYLGYLQTIWPLRRTPVPLPEDPNEWPEVDLLIPTYNEPLSVVRYTALAAMNIDWPADKLNVYILDDGKREEFRSFCEEAGIGYMTRDDNAHAKAGNINRALKRLSAPLVAIFDCDHVPTRSFLQVTVGWFLRDRKLAMLQTPHHFYSPDPFERNLGQFRIIPNEGELFYGIVQDGNDFWNATFFCGSCAVLRREALDEIGGIAVETVTEDAHTSLRMQINGWNTAYINIPQAAGLATERLSGHVKQRIRWARGMIQVMRTDNPLFAKGLKPAQRLCYFNAMSHFLYGLPRLIFLTAPLIYLILGHTNIPGYWAAILAYAFPHLVLSSITNSRIQGQHRHSFWNEIYETVLAPYIFLPTMMALINPKLGSFNVTAKGGVVNRRFFDSRIAQPFLVMLVLNVIGLLMAIPRYFYFSPTLPFPFNYLSGLYDGTHPGTIWMNVIWTFFSIMILGVATAVAWESQQRRQTVRITMSVPADVIAPDGSVISGLTADISSGGLQMNVEGNAALHAGDNIKVVFPVLDGDAELPATVVWYDGVQLRAQFDSLTIEEEEALTMVLYSRADTWLGWGESREIDKPLVSLMRIFRLAIFGLQQTVKGLMKKKTTEKMAASVAPVLILAAMLMGAGKAQAQARPMLPATSPNANGGGVAPTGAPQSQLPGHDGGVQARPVPPGQFDNIFTLSDVGVPDTIVLRGVDAYHSTYFSIPQNQVVKSATMHLRYHFSPGLLPAISHLKVSVNGTLFATLPVTTQPNFVGEPADLTPEQKIAAQNSLSNARSFENNALLEATLTMPAEMLVHDNQITFEFVGHYTLQCEDPSHSTLWSHVDTTTTIELAGNLLPLQDDLKLLPLPFYDAAVNLHPSIPIVFLSQPTPKGLQAAGIVASYFGILTDYHPVRFPVSYGTIPQGNAIIISENASELPAALSVTGSSGATVAMRTNPSDPYSKVLILTGDSAEDTVKAAMGLSLQRSMWQGSQVSVQVKHPAASQPDDAPRWLPTDQLRTLGDITRQAELQGDGSVPLGVYMRVPPDLCYDCVTKPNLEFHMEYRYNPVPLANESTLQVYMNGAYVSSTPMPHQENASAVLQTPIPVPVVNMRPFSNSLMLKFVFQIAKKGKCQDTAPLNLQGAILKGSYLDIRDIPHWAVLPNLELFANAGYPFTRMKDLSETAVVIPDNAQTDEIEEYLTLMGHFGAQTGYPVTDVTVVTADGMKRDSKKDYIVLGTVEDQPALSILKNDLPVRIDGGGLHVQDTQGFFTPLQNAWWKVRSSDHVQTGELTMAGGLPDTILEGIEWPNNSGRSVVVIAARDHSVIPQFLSTFLRDSQSSDIAQSVSVLHGEKFSSYRIGNYVYHVGYLSLWARLKMFFTQFSWTVVILVMGFSFLMAGLVRVWLRHRARVRLQGE; this is encoded by the coding sequence GTGGGTACGCGCGGCTACCGCGCCGGCAACAGCCGGATTCCGCGGAGCAAGGTGGACGGAACGATGACGCATACCACGGCGTGGCGTGAGTTTGAGACTGGCGACAGTCTGGTGATGAAGCTGGTAAGGGTGCTGGTGATCCTGGGCGGTTTCTTCGTCCTGGGAACCACGGGCATGCTCCGGTTATCCTGGCCGCAGCAGGCTGTGCTTGGTCTGCTGACCGTGCTGATCGGTGTTTGGATGGACCGCAGCTCTCGCAGCTATCTGGTCACGCTGACGCTGATGCTGGCGTCAATGTTCTCGACCTTCCGGTATGGCTACTGGCGTATCGCAACGGTGGTGGAGTTCTTTCAGGATCCCGGAACGAAGTGGGGACCGCTGGATGCCTTCTTTATCCTGACGCTCTGCTTTGCAGAGACCTACGCCTTCCTGATCCTCTACCTTGGCTATCTGCAGACCATCTGGCCTTTGCGCCGCACCCCCGTGCCTCTGCCGGAGGATCCGAACGAGTGGCCCGAGGTCGACCTGCTGATCCCGACTTACAACGAGCCGCTCAGCGTAGTGCGTTACACCGCGCTTGCGGCCATGAACATCGACTGGCCGGCGGACAAGCTGAACGTCTACATTCTTGACGACGGAAAACGCGAAGAGTTTCGCTCATTCTGCGAAGAGGCTGGTATTGGCTACATGACGCGTGACGATAACGCGCATGCGAAGGCCGGCAATATCAATCGCGCTCTGAAGCGGTTGAGCGCGCCGTTGGTTGCGATCTTCGATTGCGATCACGTGCCGACGCGCAGCTTCCTGCAGGTGACCGTGGGCTGGTTCCTGCGCGATCGCAAGCTCGCGATGCTGCAGACGCCGCACCACTTCTATTCACCTGATCCGTTCGAGCGCAACCTGGGACAGTTCCGCATCATTCCGAACGAAGGCGAACTGTTCTACGGCATCGTGCAGGACGGCAACGACTTCTGGAACGCTACCTTCTTCTGCGGAAGCTGCGCAGTGCTGCGGCGCGAAGCTCTGGATGAGATCGGCGGCATCGCCGTCGAGACGGTTACAGAAGACGCGCACACGTCGTTGCGCATGCAGATCAATGGCTGGAATACGGCCTACATCAACATTCCTCAGGCGGCAGGTCTGGCGACCGAGCGGTTGAGCGGTCACGTCAAGCAGCGTATCCGATGGGCGCGCGGCATGATCCAGGTCATGCGTACGGACAACCCTCTCTTTGCCAAGGGACTGAAGCCGGCGCAGCGCCTCTGCTACTTCAACGCGATGTCGCACTTTCTATATGGCCTGCCGCGTCTGATCTTCTTGACGGCCCCTCTGATCTACCTGATCCTTGGTCACACGAATATCCCCGGTTACTGGGCTGCGATTCTGGCGTACGCCTTCCCCCACCTGGTGCTCTCAAGCATTACCAACTCGCGTATCCAGGGACAGCATCGGCATTCATTTTGGAATGAGATCTATGAGACCGTTCTGGCGCCGTATATCTTCCTTCCGACCATGATGGCGTTGATCAACCCGAAGTTGGGTTCGTTCAACGTGACGGCAAAGGGTGGTGTGGTCAACCGCAGGTTCTTCGACTCTCGCATTGCGCAACCCTTCCTGGTGATGCTGGTGCTGAACGTTATCGGTCTGCTGATGGCGATTCCGCGCTACTTCTACTTCTCGCCCACGCTTCCGTTCCCGTTCAACTATCTGAGCGGACTGTATGACGGCACACATCCAGGCACCATCTGGATGAACGTGATCTGGACGTTCTTCTCGATCATGATCCTGGGCGTGGCTACGGCCGTGGCCTGGGAAAGCCAGCAGCGGCGTCAGACTGTGCGTATCACGATGAGTGTGCCGGCGGACGTCATCGCTCCGGACGGCTCGGTGATCTCCGGCCTTACCGCGGATATCTCCAGCGGTGGTCTGCAGATGAACGTGGAGGGCAATGCAGCGCTCCATGCCGGCGACAACATCAAGGTAGTCTTCCCGGTACTGGATGGTGATGCCGAGCTTCCCGCCACAGTTGTTTGGTATGACGGTGTGCAGCTGCGCGCGCAGTTCGATTCACTGACGATTGAGGAAGAAGAGGCGCTGACGATGGTGTTGTACTCCCGCGCCGATACCTGGCTTGGCTGGGGTGAATCTCGTGAAATTGATAAGCCGCTGGTGAGCCTGATGAGAATTTTCCGGCTGGCGATATTTGGGTTGCAGCAGACAGTCAAGGGCCTGATGAAGAAGAAGACGACAGAGAAGATGGCAGCCAGTGTTGCTCCTGTGCTGATTCTGGCAGCAATGCTGATGGGCGCGGGTAAGGCTCAGGCGCAGGCCCGGCCGATGCTGCCGGCAACCTCTCCGAATGCAAACGGAGGAGGAGTTGCGCCCACAGGCGCTCCCCAGTCCCAGTTACCGGGACATGACGGCGGTGTGCAGGCGCGTCCCGTTCCGCCCGGACAGTTTGACAATATCTTTACTCTCTCGGATGTTGGCGTTCCCGACACGATCGTGCTGCGCGGTGTGGATGCCTATCACTCCACCTACTTTTCGATTCCGCAGAACCAGGTCGTAAAGTCGGCGACGATGCACCTGAGGTATCACTTTTCGCCCGGCCTGTTGCCGGCGATCAGCCACCTGAAGGTAAGCGTGAACGGCACATTGTTTGCGACCCTGCCGGTGACGACTCAGCCGAACTTTGTAGGTGAGCCTGCCGATCTGACTCCCGAGCAGAAGATTGCGGCGCAGAACAGCCTGAGCAATGCACGTTCTTTCGAGAACAATGCTCTGCTGGAAGCAACGCTTACCATGCCGGCGGAGATGCTGGTGCATGACAACCAGATCACCTTTGAGTTTGTCGGCCACTACACGCTGCAGTGCGAAGACCCTTCGCACTCCACGCTGTGGAGCCATGTGGATACCACTACGACGATCGAGCTGGCCGGCAATCTGCTGCCTCTGCAGGATGACCTCAAGCTGTTGCCGCTGCCGTTCTATGACGCTGCGGTGAATCTGCATCCGTCGATCCCCATCGTCTTTCTCTCGCAGCCCACGCCGAAAGGTTTGCAGGCCGCCGGTATCGTCGCTTCGTACTTCGGCATTCTTACCGACTACCACCCGGTACGTTTCCCCGTCTCCTACGGCACCATTCCTCAGGGGAACGCAATCATCATCAGTGAGAATGCGTCTGAGTTGCCGGCAGCTTTAAGTGTCACGGGAAGTAGTGGGGCCACAGTGGCCATGCGAACAAACCCGAGCGATCCTTACTCGAAGGTGCTGATTCTTACCGGCGACAGCGCGGAAGACACGGTGAAGGCTGCGATGGGATTGTCCCTGCAGCGTTCGATGTGGCAGGGGAGCCAGGTGAGCGTGCAGGTGAAACATCCGGCCGCCAGCCAGCCTGATGATGCTCCACGCTGGTTGCCGACCGATCAGCTCCGCACGCTGGGTGATATCACACGGCAGGCCGAGCTGCAGGGCGACGGCAGCGTCCCCCTGGGCGTCTACATGCGCGTACCTCCGGATCTTTGCTACGACTGCGTGACGAAGCCGAATCTCGAGTTCCACATGGAGTACCGCTACAACCCGGTACCCCTGGCCAATGAGAGCACGCTGCAGGTCTATATGAATGGCGCCTATGTCAGCTCGACGCCGATGCCGCATCAGGAGAATGCCAGCGCTGTTCTGCAGACCCCCATTCCGGTGCCGGTCGTCAACATGCGGCCCTTCTCCAATTCGCTGATGCTGAAGTTCGTCTTCCAGATCGCGAAGAAGGGTAAGTGTCAGGACACGGCTCCGCTGAACCTGCAGGGCGCCATCCTGAAAGGTTCCTATCTCGATATCCGCGATATTCCCCACTGGGCGGTGCTGCCGAATCTCGAGCTCTTCGCCAATGCCGGATATCCCTTCACCCGCATGAAGGATCTGTCAGAGACCGCCGTCGTCATTCCTGACAACGCGCAGACGGACGAGATCGAAGAGTACCTGACGCTGATGGGTCACTTCGGAGCGCAGACCGGCTATCCGGTCACCGACGTTACGGTCGTGACGGCCGACGGGATGAAGCGCGACTCCAAGAAGGACTACATCGTTCTTGGAACGGTTGAGGATCAGCCGGCTCTGAGCATTCTGAAGAACGACCTTCCCGTGCGCATCGACGGAGGCGGCCTGCATGTGCAGGACACGCAGGGTTTCTTCACGCCTCTGCAGAACGCATGGTGGAAGGTGCGTTCCAGCGATCATGTACAGACCGGTGAGCTGACGATGGCCGGCGGTCTGCCGGATACGATCCTCGAAGGCATCGAGTGGCCGAACAACTCGGGCAGGTCTGTCGTGGTAATCGCAGCACGGGATCATTCCGTGATCCCGCAGTTCCTGTCCACCTTCCTTCGAGACTCTCAGTCGTCGGATATTGCTCAGTCTGTTAGCGTGCTGCACGGCGAGAAGTTTTCGTCGTATCGCATCGGCAACTATGTCTACCATGTGGGTTATCTGTCGCTTTGGGCTCGGCTGAAGATGTTCTTCACCCAGTTCTCCTGGACGGTAGTGATCCTGGTCATGGGCTTCTCCTTCCTGATGGCCGGTCTCGTCCGCGTATGGTTACGGCACCGGGCCAGAGTCCGCCTGCAGGGCGAATAA